From Vicia villosa cultivar HV-30 ecotype Madison, WI unplaced genomic scaffold, Vvil1.0 ctg.001533F_1_1, whole genome shotgun sequence, the proteins below share one genomic window:
- the LOC131635698 gene encoding uncharacterized protein LOC131635698: protein MASSSCSGNSLTNVDRFVLSVTPEVPSHNLVLQSCSHEVNSQWLPLGKDSIECFELKDLWNCYEKWSALGAGTPMLLENRHTLMQYYVPYLSSIQIYTTKSVAATSRIKKEDSDTAESEFDSSSEDSGSDSLSRSLSNNSSKAWDAASLDSSSDQSGSWPTRDMLGYLYLQYTETLPPWLRVPFSFKISELAKSHPALMTLKSVDVSPASWMAVAWYPIYSIPYHQPSEKELSACFLTYHTLSSSFQDCKNTYDDIDIGKDTGCFEEWVGVGKKSKENKSGFKSLSPFGMASYKMEKPFWLSSSSSPDSGNERMSDMYSAAESWLKQLNVHHHDFNFFTLRSPL from the exons ATGGCATCTTCATCATGTTCTGGAAATTCTCTCACAAATGTGGATCGTTTTGTTCTCAGTGTCACTCCAGAAGTTCCTTCTCACAATCTTGTTCTTCag AGCTGTTCTCATGAAGTAAATAGCCAATGGCTACCTCTTGGCAAGGACTCTATTGAATGCTTTGAATTGAAAGATCTTTGGAACTGCTATGAAAAATGGAGCGCATTGGGTGCTGGTACGCCGATGCTGTTGGAAAACCGCCATACTTTGATGCAATACTATGTTCCCTATCTATCTTCCATCCAAATCTACACCACTAAGTCTGTTGCAGCTACTTCCAG GATTAAGAAAGAGGATAGCGACACTGCTGAATCTGAATTCGATTCCTCTAGTGAAGATAGTGGAAGTGATAGCCTATCTAGATCGTTAAGTAACAATTCTAGCAAAGCATGGGATGCTGCTTCCTTGGATTCGAGCTCTGACCAATCGGGTTCGTGGCCAACAAGGGATATGCTTGGATACCTTTATTTGCAGTATACCGAGACTTTACCGCCTTGGTTGAGGGTTCCATTTTCTTTTAAG ATATCGGAGCTTGCTAAAAGCCATCCAGCATTGATGACTTTGAAAAGTGTGGATGTTTCCCCTGCAAGTTGGATGGCTGTTGCTTG GTACCCTATTTATTCCATACCGTATCATCAACCAAGTGAAAAGGAACTCTCTGCATGCTTCCTAACTTACCATACACTATCATCATCTTTCCAAG ATTGTAAAAACACATATGATGACATAGACATCGGAAAAGACACAGGCTGTTTTGAAGAATGGGTAGGTGTGGGAAAGAAAAGCAAGGAAAACAAGAGTGGTTTTAAATCTCTGTCTCCTTTTGGGATGGCCAGTTACAAAATGGAGAAACCTTTTTGGTTAAGTTCATCATCCTCTCCTGATTCTGGTAATGAAAGGATGTCTGACATGTACAGCGCAGCAGAATCGTGGTTGAAGCAACTCAACGTTCACCACCACGACTTCAACTTTTTCACTCTCCGGTCACCTTTGTAA